The nucleotide window CCATAACTGTGAACTAAAAACTCAAATTTCGCACAAACTTAACTtgggaaaaacacatttttccctGTACCTCGTTGCTACAGTACTGTGGACTACGGATTGTCTCAACAGtatgctaacatccttatttgCTTCCTCTGAGTTGTTAGCCATCAGCCACCATTTTACTATGAAATTCAAGAAATCTTTAAGGAAACTTCAGGACTTACAGAATCTTATTTGGCAGTGATAAATATTAAACCTGTATTATTCTGTTGGCATAGAACCAAATTTAACTTCTCTTTGTGGTTTACTTTAGATTTTATCCTGCCAAAGATGTTTGGTTTTTTGGTATAGACAGAGTATGTGGTGACTAAGCCAAGCCCTTACATAAAGCTTGGAATAGGATTTTATAAATAGTTCCAATGaaagacattttgaaataagcagggaaaaaaaatctcacacttataaaaattattatcagAACACCACTTAAAAGTTCAAATTAAGTCCTAAtcacttaaatattaaaaaaccataaaacaaaatctaaaggaGTGATATTACATACATCAACTTTCAATGGTAGCTGCTTAATAAAAATGAGTGTCTGAGGGTGTATTCCAATTTCATCCTCTTCAAATTGTGCAGCTcagataaatgtttattttactgaaaatatttgcaaaattacaatataaatacatgaatatattaaGATAGaatgattatatataatgtattcttatccatatatataaaatgaatgcaGTAAATATAGCATATTCTCAATGAATTGTTAGTACACAGTGTTTCTTAGTAAAGTACATACAACCTATTATTAAGCAACAATTATCTAGTTTTCAAATGTACATCTCAGGAAGTTTTTAGGATGAAAGGATACACTAAATCTCCCAATACCCTTTTTGGTTGGTGAACGTTAGTTCTGCAATTTTTGAAATAGTACTGTTTATTTTAGCAATGGTTCTTAGGTTCTTTGGATTTCTTAATTTgaaactttatttctttagtcTGGGTGTTTTCTTAATGACACCGTATCAGCCAACCATATTTTTAATGCTAACACAGTATTATGTACTGTCTTTTCATTAGTCATTGTAACACACATcaacaatgaaacagaattactaaaaatttttttgtctgCACAGATTCTCAAAATTAACTTTCAGGGTATTATGGGTATTATGGGGAGTTTCAACTATAGTCTCAACTGTAATACTAATCTGGGCTAGACatagttttttattgattttagttcTTAAGAATACAGATATGAACTCTACTTTAAAAGTGTTTGTTAAATGTATTGGGGTTTGTTTCAAAAGCATCTTCTACCCTCCTCCATTACACTGATTTAATGGAAACTTGTTATTATAGCAGTTCCAACACAAACATCTGCATGCAAGAGATCACCCTACATATTCTAACTACATAGATTGAAACACATCCCACCTGTCAAGTGGCATAAATGTACATCTTCTATATACAAAAGGTAAAGTGCATTATTAAATTAGTGAACTGACAGATTGTCTGCCTGGACCATATAGCTTTCAAATAGACAAATGTGAAATTCTTCCATTAGAACCAATTATTTCAAGAGGTTCCAACTAGCTTTTCCACCCTGTCGTTTATTTTTTGGCCATGCTCTTTAGTGCAAATAAGCTTGTGTTTGACTCAAGTTTAAGGGACATGGCAGTTTGGGGCTTtaacaaggaaaattataaaatgtggcagaatttttaatacttttataataCATTGCATCTTTTGCATATAAGCAACAGATTAGTGCTGCTTTCAATTGCTAGGAGCACACTGCCAACTATTATGAGGAACCCGTTTCCAAATTTCATACTATTAGCTTATATTATTACAGTTTTGAGTCTATACCACATTATACTTGGGTTATTATGTGCAAACATCATCAGTGTTTTAGAATTATACAGTGAAATAGTAATTTTGGTTACTACCTTGAATGCTCATTTTTTGACTTCTAACATCCAGTTGCCTTAAGAGTTTAATGTCTCCAAGGCAAGGATtctattattttgaagaatacCATGTACACTTGCAGCTTCATTTATGTTAcaaatgacaataaataaaatgtatattgcaCAGATAAAAATAGTAGCTTATTTTATAAGATACATGGCAATACATGTCCTAATACCAGAGTTTTGACTGGATCTTATTGGATTATGGCTAATGGATAATTGGGAATTTTAAGTATCAAAAAATCAtaacatcatttcatttttcaatgaatacagataaaaaaatgaaacaaaaggactGGCAGAAGGCTTAGTGATTCTAAAGTATATCCAGTTGCCGGTATATACGCATCTACCAATCTATAGCTTTGAGATGGTAATAGCTGTGAAGTATACATACAATGTTGAAGATTTGGCTATTTAACTAATTCTTTACTTAAATAATTAatgcaaaattaatatttatatacaatgaattaaatatatttaagtctgacatagttttatgtatatgtatatatacactcatgtatgtaaatatatacatacacataaacactCAAATCTTATCagactaaaaactaaaaaagaaatcatttagacttaatggatataaatattttaggaggGAAGGTGTTAAGAGAGAGTATATAGTCATAGCAATAGTGATAGGAACACTCAAATACTGGGACATTCATAGCTCCAGTTTGCCAAAATCTGACAGGTTGGTAATTATTAATAGGCACTATGATGGGCAGCAATAACAATCAGTAGTACAGTAATTCAAGTGCACATCACTCCTTCATATACCAAAAACTACTTTTTATCAAGTCTACAATAGTTATTTTACAGTTAGGACTGTTTAAAGATCCTTGCTACTTTTAGAGTCTCAACACCCACCATGTGCTATTAACTCTAGTACTAACATTATCTTCTAACCTTCAGTTTTTCCGTAGTAATCCAGATGGTCCACAATTATAATGAAGTAATGAGATTCCTTCATACTACTTGAGGAAATGTGAAATACAATCTGAAAACCAATACCAGCATATATGTCTGGGTTACtgattgcttgttttttaaataaggtgAGTCAGTAAAATTCTTAATTCACAAAGGTCTCTTACTGATCCTGCTTAAATATATTTGGGGATGaacttctgaagaaaaaaattattaaaatgattttgaacTACTTATAGCATATAAAAGGAGAGCTACATTCTGATCTCAATCCATGCAGCCAGCTCTCATCAATGAGAGCTATATTTGGGGGTTGAAATCAGTGTCTGGCTCTTAAACATGATTATATGGACTTATTGTGTGGGAGGTGAATAAAGCCAAGATAAAAGACAGTAATTTCAATCAGAATAAAATGCAGCTCAACAGATAAAATTCCAGTCAGTTAATACAGGGTGGGTTGGTACACATATACACTATCtccacttatttaaaaattgcttaggTATTGTAAAATTGCTGTGGCACTTCCTGGAGAGTAATTTTTAATACAGGTAAATGGGTGAGTCTAGTGTAAAGTAAACTTTTAAGTATCATAAAGAGCACCTTGGAAAATGCCtgaattttcctttcaaatatgtTTATAACCAATccttaaataatttttcccaGGCTGAAAATTTGTATTCTAAatgctttttagaaaaagagttttttttttttttggaattaaaataCCTGTAAAAGCCAGGTTTATATTGGAAGTGTTGACATGGTTTTAAGGGTAGCAGTTGCAAAAGTGCTACTAAAATGTATTATTACAGATGTATTTTTGTATCAGTTAACTGGTGCACCAACCCCTCTGAAATAGTGCTaaagaaacatgaaatataaCACCTTGAGTCCATGATATATTTTGGGAAAAAACCTCTCACAACCTTCAAATTAGCGCAAAAGGCTAAAACACCAAGATTTCCATAGCAAAGCCATAGGATGGAGCCTCCCACTCAACAGTGACATAAAAGTAATTCCCAAGACTCTGGAATGCCAATAAAAATACGTGGTACAGCGAATAGAGGTAAAGATGGGATCACAACTAATTTAGAAGAACCAATTAAAATTCTCCCACGGCTTTGATATGGCAACTATAAACTGCAGGGTTACcacaaaatttgaaattatagaaTACTATAGTAACTGTGAGATTTGATTCTTTCTTGGTCCTTTTTGATATTCAGTTATCCAAAGAATGActaatatatttctatatgtacttttatagagaaatatatttatactatactTGAGGtcaatttctgtttctgtggTAACTGCCCTACAGGTAAGCTTAGCAGCTTTTAATGAAGTAGGGATGGAATACTTTTTTGGGGAAACTTGTTAAATAGAAATTCACACTTCCATAttaagtatatgtatattttctcagGATTATGTCATAGTGCAGTGTAAATCTTAGTTATTGTATTTAGAAGGTCAGAATGTCACGTTTTGTGCTGATTTGCATACTTCAATAGTCTGGAGCAGTTGAAGCAGCTAAACTATTTAGCTCTGGGAAGGTTGGAATTCCCATAAGAATTATAATGTTCTATGTATGACATGAGAATCAGACTCCTTGAAGTATAAACTACCAGAGGTATTACTGATAACAAaggtcccccccccacccccgccaaaaaaaaaaaagaggataaacTTCTTCAAATGATTATGGATCAGTACTTTTAGccaatttatgattttaaattttgcctGATGGAGTTCAATTTCACTCTAGTCGAGGCATTCTTGTTCTTCACCACTGGCCCTTCTGCcatccattctcttttctttatggCTGTTGCAAATTTTCCTCATCTCTTCTTCATACTTGATAAAATTCTCCCCAAACCTTGTCCAAGCTTTGAATGGAACAGTAATAGTATTACGGTAAGGTGGCCTCACCTCACTTACCTTCAGGAAAATTCCATATTTATTAGAGCCCACATCAAAGTAGAACCTTTTATTGTCCACTCTGAAAGAAGTCCCCTCTGGGAGTTCAAGTGGGTCCTCATCTCCACCTCTTCGTTCTTCTATGTCCCCTTCGCCATAGTCTTCAATGAGCTGAACCAAGGCATCTCGAAACTCAATCATTCCTTGTGCTGGGAGCACAATAGTCTGCTCTTGGCCCAAACTGTGACCAAAATAACCTATCATGCCAGTCCCTCGCATCATGGTTTGTCTAATTCTTAGGAAGCGACCCCGCTGATTTTCCTTTAGGTCTAGATAATATTTCCTATTGTCCCTTTCTATGTAGTCTGTTTTGAGGACACTATGAGGGTGCTCCTCGGACCCTACAGAGACAGGTGGGGAGGGTGCCGCGTGCTTCTGTCTCCTCCTGGAGGCTTGATCTTTGCCGTGGCCATGCTCCTGCCGGTGGCCTTTCAGGCCCAGGTGGGCGTAATGCTCGATGAAGTCCCCTAGACAGTCCTTCAGCTCCGCTGCCACAGACAGGGACAGAGTCAGTTTACTCTTTCTGATATTGTCCTGCCGGCCTCTCCCTATCCAGACTTCGGCTATCTTTAGGAACCGGCCCCGGGAGCTTTGCTTTACGTCTAGGTAAAACCTCTTTTTCTGGATGTCCACTCGTTTGGAGGCCAGCTCCTGGATTTCGGCTGCGCCCCCGGCCTGATTAGGGGTGGCTGAAGCCGCGTAGTGGGGGTAGTGGGAGTGCTGGGCCTGGGGATAGAGTCTACTCTTGCTTAGGCCAGAGCCCCCTACAGTCTTGCCGCcgcggccgcggccgccgccgcctccccttCGCCTGGCTCTTTCCATCTTCAGCTGCAAGTGACAAACAGACacacggggtggggtgggggaggggtgttgAGAACAATCGCAGACGCCCCTCGGCCTGCGCTgcccccgcctccgcctccgcccgGGACCCCCACACCGGGCCGCGATGCACGGCGCCCGCCGCCGCTGCGCCCGGCTCCCGCCTCTGCCGGACCGTCGGCGGCGACAGGCGGCGGCTGGCTGCTCGCGGCTCGCGGCTcgcggctcccggctcccggctcccggcgccGCACCGCGCACACAGCATCCCTCCGCCGCCCCGGCCTCCCGCTCGCTGCCGGGCCGCCAGCCTCGGGCTCCGCAGCCCCGGGGTCCCCAGCCAGCAAAACACTCACATCGACACTGCCATCACCGCCGCTACCGATGCCCTtcaccaccgccgccgccgccagctcTCGGCCCCTCTGCTGCAgccgccgcagccgcagccgctgCCCCCCGCCAgctcccccgccgccgccgccgc belongs to Canis lupus baileyi chromosome 15, mCanLup2.hap1, whole genome shotgun sequence and includes:
- the PURG gene encoding purine-rich element-binding protein gamma isoform X1, encoding MERARRRGGGGGRGRGGKTVGGSGLSKSRLYPQAQHSHYPHYAASATPNQAGGAAEIQELASKRVDIQKKRFYLDVKQSSRGRFLKIAEVWIGRGRQDNIRKSKLTLSLSVAAELKDCLGDFIEHYAHLGLKGHRQEHGHGKDQASRRRQKHAAPSPPVSVGSEEHPHSVLKTDYIERDNRKYYLDLKENQRGRFLRIRQTMMRGTGMIGYFGHSLGQEQTIVLPAQGMIEFRDALVQLIEDYGEGDIEERRGGDEDPLELPEGTSFRVDNKRFYFDVGSNKYGIFLKIVFHISSSSMKESHYFIIIVDHLDYYGKTEAQIALNPERLSTLFTVVKSSIRNSPRTLQTQLRNKE
- the PURG gene encoding purine-rich element-binding protein gamma isoform X2; amino-acid sequence: MERARRRGGGGGRGRGGKTVGGSGLSKSRLYPQAQHSHYPHYAASATPNQAGGAAEIQELASKRVDIQKKRFYLDVKQSSRGRFLKIAEVWIGRGRQDNIRKSKLTLSLSVAAELKDCLGDFIEHYAHLGLKGHRQEHGHGKDQASRRRQKHAAPSPPVSVGSEEHPHSVLKTDYIERDNRKYYLDLKENQRGRFLRIRQTMMRGTGMIGYFGHSLGQEQTIVLPAQGMIEFRDALVQLIEDYGEGDIEERRGGDEDPLELPEGTSFRVDNKRFYFDVGSNKYGIFLKVSEVRPPYRNTITVPFKAWTRFGENFIKYEEEMRKICNSHKEKRMDGRRASGEEQECLD
- the PURG gene encoding purine-rich element-binding protein gamma isoform X3, which translates into the protein MERARRRGGGGGRGRGGKTVGGSGLSKSRLYPQAQHSHYPHYAASATPNQAGGAAEIQELASKRVDIQKKRFYLDVKQSSRGRFLKIAEVWIGRGRQDNIRKSKLTLSLSVAAELKDCLGDFIEHYAHLGLKGHRQEHGHGKDQASRRRQKHAAPSPPVSVGSEEHPHSVLKTDYIERDNRKYYLDLKENQRGRFLRIRQTMMRGTGMIGYFGHSLGQEQTIVLPAQGMIEFRDALVQLIEDYGEGDIEERRGGDEDPLELPEGTSFRVDNKRFYFDVGSNKYGIFLKLKLP